The proteins below are encoded in one region of Bacillus vallismortis:
- a CDS encoding DUF421 domain-containing protein, whose product MLWMVWAFLLKPVIVFSIAYILFRLAGKKAVSQMNNFDLLLTFAIGTIISEPILTSRLPMSIYYAGAFLVLYLLMTKLSLSNKWRWLLVVSPTVLIRNGDIDEQGLRKERLTVNELLGKLREKGYADPADIDLAIIEETGEVSVIPKEEARAVQVRDLNMEAERNFIPIPLILDGEILDHNLKYLQKNRSWLFEQLEEKGYSPKLLSSVTLGTMNAHGDISLDVNSSNGPQHDPYLYKPGNNN is encoded by the coding sequence GTGTTATGGATGGTATGGGCATTTTTGCTGAAGCCAGTTATTGTATTTTCAATTGCGTATATTTTGTTTCGGCTTGCCGGTAAAAAAGCCGTGTCACAAATGAACAATTTTGATCTGCTTTTGACCTTCGCGATTGGTACGATTATCAGTGAACCGATTCTTACATCCAGGCTGCCGATGTCCATTTATTACGCAGGCGCTTTTTTGGTGCTTTATCTCCTGATGACCAAGCTCTCCCTTTCTAATAAATGGAGATGGTTGCTTGTCGTAAGCCCGACAGTCTTAATCCGAAACGGAGATATTGATGAACAGGGACTGCGTAAAGAAAGGCTGACTGTTAATGAACTGCTCGGAAAGCTGAGGGAAAAGGGCTATGCCGATCCGGCTGACATTGATCTTGCCATCATTGAGGAAACGGGAGAAGTAAGCGTCATTCCAAAAGAGGAAGCGAGAGCGGTGCAGGTGCGGGATTTGAATATGGAAGCTGAACGGAATTTTATCCCGATCCCACTCATATTGGATGGCGAAATCCTTGACCATAATTTGAAATACCTTCAAAAAAACCGATCCTGGCTGTTTGAGCAGCTTGAGGAAAAAGGGTACAGCCCTAAACTGCTGTCCTCGGTCACACTAGGCACGATGAATGCCCATGGCGATATCTCGCTTGATGTGAATTCCTCCAACGGCCCGCAGCATGATCCCTACTTATATAAACCGGGAAATAACAATTGA
- the hmpA gene encoding NO-inducible flavohemoprotein translates to MLDNQTIEIIKSTVPVLEQHGEAITGRFYDLMFHDHPELLNMFNQTNQKKKTQRTALANAVIAAAANIDQLGNIIPVVKQIGHKHRSIGIKAEHYPIVGKYLLIGIKDVLGDAATPDIIQAWEKAYGVIADAFIGIEKEMYEQAEEQAGGWKEYKPFVIAKKERESKEIISFYLKPEDGKPLPECQAGQYISIKVRIPGSEYTHIRQYSLSDMPGKDYYRISVKKDGAVSSYLHDGLHEGDSLEVSAPAGDFVLNPSSQKDLVLLSAGVGITPMISMLKTSVSKQPERQILFIHAAKNSEYHALRHEVEEAANHSSVKTAFVYREPTEEDRAGDLQFHEGQIDQQFLKELIANTDADYYICGSPSFITAMHKLVSELGSAPESIHYELFGPQLSLAQSV, encoded by the coding sequence ATGTTAGATAATCAAACAATCGAAATCATTAAAAGCACTGTACCCGTATTAGAACAGCATGGAGAAGCAATCACTGGCCGTTTTTACGATCTGATGTTCCACGATCATCCAGAGCTTCTGAACATGTTTAATCAAACCAATCAAAAGAAAAAAACGCAACGAACTGCCCTTGCAAATGCCGTTATTGCAGCTGCGGCAAATATTGACCAGCTCGGAAATATTATTCCTGTCGTCAAACAAATCGGCCATAAACACCGCAGTATCGGAATCAAGGCTGAACATTATCCAATCGTCGGCAAATATTTGCTGATTGGGATCAAAGATGTTCTGGGAGACGCCGCGACACCTGATATTATCCAGGCATGGGAGAAAGCGTACGGCGTAATCGCTGACGCGTTCATCGGAATTGAAAAAGAAATGTATGAGCAGGCGGAAGAGCAAGCCGGCGGCTGGAAGGAGTATAAGCCATTCGTCATTGCGAAAAAAGAGCGGGAAAGCAAAGAAATTATATCCTTCTATTTGAAGCCGGAAGACGGCAAGCCGTTACCTGAATGTCAAGCAGGACAGTATATCAGCATCAAAGTGCGGATTCCTGGTTCTGAATATACGCATATTCGTCAATACAGCCTGTCTGATATGCCGGGAAAAGACTATTATCGAATCTCAGTGAAGAAAGACGGGGCCGTATCTTCCTATTTACACGATGGGCTGCATGAGGGAGATTCACTAGAGGTCAGCGCACCGGCAGGGGACTTTGTTTTGAATCCTTCATCACAAAAAGATCTCGTTCTGCTCAGTGCCGGAGTTGGTATTACACCAATGATCAGCATGCTGAAAACATCTGTTTCTAAGCAGCCTGAACGGCAGATTCTGTTCATTCATGCCGCGAAAAACAGTGAATACCACGCTTTGCGCCATGAGGTGGAAGAAGCTGCAAACCATTCTTCTGTCAAAACCGCATTTGTGTATCGTGAGCCGACTGAGGAAGACCGAGCAGGTGATCTTCAATTTCATGAAGGACAGATTGATCAGCAGTTCCTCAAAGAACTGATTGCCAATACAGACGCGGATTATTATATTTGCGGTTCCCCTTCATTTATTACGGCAATGCATAAGCTTGTGTCAGAACTCGGATCAGCGCCGGAATCTATCCATTACGAGCTGTTCGGCCCGCAATTAAGTTTGGCACAGTCTGTTTGA
- a CDS encoding acyl-CoA thioesterase produces METPETRFCKESKVVKTSRVFPLDTNNHNTLFGGKLMSYIDDIASISAARHCRRETVTASMDSVDFLKPIGQKESVCLESYVTWVGTSSMEVFVKVIKEHLMTGERELAATSFLTFVALDSNGKPMPVPRVVPETEEEVMLHNTAVQRANERKNRKKHSQALANALGTEKPW; encoded by the coding sequence ATGGAAACACCAGAAACAAGATTTTGTAAAGAGTCAAAGGTTGTAAAAACCAGCAGGGTGTTCCCGCTTGATACGAACAACCATAATACGCTGTTTGGCGGAAAATTAATGAGTTATATCGATGACATTGCCTCTATTTCCGCGGCGCGCCATTGCAGACGTGAAACAGTAACCGCTTCAATGGACTCAGTCGATTTTTTGAAGCCGATCGGCCAAAAGGAGTCTGTCTGCTTGGAGTCATATGTGACATGGGTCGGCACTTCCTCGATGGAGGTGTTTGTGAAAGTCATTAAGGAGCATCTGATGACTGGAGAACGGGAGCTTGCCGCGACATCCTTTTTGACATTTGTCGCATTGGATTCAAATGGCAAACCGATGCCTGTTCCGAGAGTTGTGCCGGAAACGGAAGAAGAGGTGATGCTTCATAATACAGCCGTTCAGCGCGCCAATGAACGGAAGAACCGCAAGAAACACAGCCAGGCGCTAGCAAATGCGCTTGGAACTGAAAAACCTTGGTAA
- a CDS encoding dimethylarginine dimethylaminohydrolase family protein produces MEASIPKQQQKTVCRTEYGTLQKVVLCSPEHMTIKDVINETQKHFEDDNIHVKTATDQHSRFVEALRSHNIEVIHLPVRDGLPEQVFTRDIGFVIGEKAFLSSMTEPIRQGEEAIIKDFFHRQGISYTRMLHTSIEGGDVIIDEDIVYVGISQRTDISAIGQLKEELPEYTVVPVQLHEKFLHLDCVFNIVSENEALIYPNALKPEAVHMLAKRYDLIEVPEDEQFTLGTNVLSIGRKTIISLPCNRHVNQQLLNRGYHIIEIDLTEIIKSGGSFRCCTMPLIRGE; encoded by the coding sequence ATGGAAGCATCTATCCCGAAACAACAGCAAAAAACGGTATGCCGAACGGAATACGGCACACTTCAGAAAGTTGTTTTATGCAGTCCCGAGCACATGACCATAAAAGATGTCATAAACGAAACCCAAAAACATTTTGAAGATGACAATATCCATGTCAAAACCGCCACAGATCAGCACAGCCGCTTTGTTGAAGCACTCAGGTCACACAACATTGAAGTCATTCATTTGCCCGTGCGCGACGGACTCCCCGAGCAGGTCTTCACTAGGGACATAGGGTTTGTCATCGGAGAAAAAGCCTTCCTCTCAAGCATGACTGAACCGATTCGCCAAGGGGAAGAAGCCATCATAAAAGATTTTTTTCACAGGCAAGGCATTTCTTACACCCGTATGCTTCATACAAGCATTGAAGGCGGTGACGTCATTATTGATGAAGATATCGTCTACGTCGGTATCAGCCAGCGCACCGACATATCAGCCATCGGCCAGCTAAAAGAGGAGCTACCTGAATATACAGTCGTTCCAGTGCAGCTGCATGAAAAATTTTTGCATTTGGACTGCGTATTTAACATCGTATCTGAAAACGAAGCGTTAATTTATCCTAATGCCCTTAAGCCAGAGGCAGTTCATATGCTTGCAAAACGTTACGATCTCATTGAAGTGCCCGAGGACGAACAATTTACGCTTGGCACCAATGTCCTTTCAATCGGGAGAAAAACGATTATCAGCCTCCCTTGCAACCGCCATGTCAATCAGCAGTTATTAAATAGAGGCTACCATATCATCGAAATTGACCTGACAGAAATTATCAAATCAGGCGGCTCCTTCAGGTGCTGTACGATGCCGCTGATTCGCGGTGAATGA